From a single Asticcacaulis sp. MM231 genomic region:
- a CDS encoding IS5 family transposase translates to MRGEFRDQGGLFSYISLEERVPDTHPLRKVRELVRAVLVDLNADFSAMYSEEGRPSIPPEQLLSALLLQVFYGVRSERQLMEQLDYNLLFRWFVGLSPDAAVWVATTFTKNRERLQKGDVFTKFMTALLCHPKVTPLLSDEHFSVDGTLIEAWASFKSFKPKDGPDDTDGSDFHNQKRGNDTHVSTTDGDSRLYRKAQGREAKLCYMGHALMENRNGLAVGSVVTQATGTAEREASEAMLAVRVKHTGKPATVGEDKAYDVAAHGEALRNLGVEPHVARNNATTKTGKTRTTIIDDETAASDGYAMSQTRRKMIECIFGWGKQHGTMRKTKHRGLEAVAGDFLLNLIAYNLIRIPKLLTA, encoded by the coding sequence ATGCGTGGCGAGTTTCGGGATCAGGGCGGATTATTTTCGTACATATCGTTGGAAGAACGCGTTCCGGATACGCATCCTCTTCGCAAGGTTCGTGAGTTGGTTCGCGCGGTTCTGGTCGACCTGAACGCGGACTTTTCGGCGATGTATTCTGAGGAAGGGCGCCCTTCCATTCCACCGGAACAGTTACTGAGCGCCTTGCTTCTGCAGGTGTTCTACGGCGTCCGCTCGGAACGCCAGTTGATGGAGCAGTTGGATTACAACCTTCTGTTTCGATGGTTCGTGGGCTTGTCACCCGACGCGGCTGTGTGGGTGGCGACGACATTCACCAAGAACCGTGAGCGCCTGCAGAAGGGTGATGTTTTTACGAAGTTCATGACGGCCTTGCTGTGCCACCCAAAGGTTACGCCCTTACTCTCGGACGAGCATTTCTCAGTGGATGGCACGCTGATTGAAGCCTGGGCTTCGTTCAAGAGCTTCAAGCCGAAGGACGGGCCGGACGATACGGACGGGTCTGACTTCCATAATCAGAAACGCGGCAATGACACCCACGTCTCGACGACCGATGGCGACAGCCGCTTGTACCGCAAGGCTCAGGGCCGTGAAGCGAAGCTGTGCTACATGGGCCACGCGCTGATGGAGAACCGCAACGGACTGGCGGTTGGTAGCGTTGTCACCCAAGCCACCGGCACGGCCGAGCGCGAGGCATCCGAAGCCATGCTGGCGGTTAGGGTCAAGCACACCGGCAAGCCGGCGACCGTAGGCGAAGACAAGGCTTATGATGTCGCTGCACATGGCGAAGCCTTACGCAATCTTGGCGTGGAGCCGCATGTCGCCCGTAATAACGCCACGACTAAAACCGGCAAGACCAGAACGACCATCATCGACGATGAAACGGCCGCCAGCGATGGCTACGCAATGTCACAGACCCGGCGAAAGATGATCGAGTGCATCTTCGGTTGGGGCAAGCAGCACGGCACGATGCGTAAGACAAAGCATCGCGGCCTTGAAGCTGTAGCTGGAGATTTTCTGCTCAATCTCATAGCCTACAACCTCATCCGGATACCCAAGTTGCTAACCGCATAG